The following DNA comes from Cheilinus undulatus linkage group 4, ASM1832078v1, whole genome shotgun sequence.
tgctgttaatttagggcagctgtggcataatccttactttgggtggtggtctaataaatttgttaagcactgtatgtatattTGCTATCACAAAAATGACAATTCCACACAGATTTCAGAACATTTATTCAAAAGTCGTGACAAAATAtggtaaaatcaaataaagcaGCATCTGCTTGACTTCAGACACACACTGGCTTGAGGTAGGAACTTAATTGGCACATGTGCGCtctgagaaaaaggagaaaaaaggaaaaatcgcTCTCTGTGTGCCACTGTAACAGACAAAGTGCAAAATCTGTTTCActgaattaaaagaaataacaaGCTTGGCTCaaagatcaaataaataaataataacagccTGTAGCAAattctttgactttaaatagATAACTTtattaaataatgtttttgtacaaGATATAACAGTATAGATGAgacaaaaagtatttttttattaggAAAGGCAGGTTTTGCCTGATGAAGATGTAATTTCGGCCAGCCATTGAGTTGGTCAGAAAAAAATTTGGCCCAAGGCCAAACTTAGTTGCCCACCCCTGCTTTAAGGTTTCAAAAATTTACCATATCTCAACAACAAACCGTTTCACTTTTTCAAATAAACCTCACAATATTTCTCACAACAAGagcaataaatcaatttttcacaCCCAGCATGGTATATTTATACACAAAAAGtaagcaaaaatataaaatgacagagctttgctagctttagctaacttTTAGCCTAGCTTGCTAGCTCAGAATGAACATACCCCTCCAACTGTATTGGTGAAAAAGGGGCGACTGTTGATTTTAGCTTATATTTATACCCTCGGATGGAACGAGCGTTTTCTAGAATTATTTTCCACCAATCACAAGTATAAATCCTCACGTACATCTGTTGTCGCTATGAAAACCATGCACATCctccttaaataaataaataagggcTAAATATTTATTAGTTTCTGGCTTCCGTAGCGgataaaataaattaacttaaacaaacaaacaaacaaacaaacagaaaaacaacaaaactacaAATTGTTGATACATTGTCAAATAAAAATTTAGAAGTATGAGATCACGGAAATTTGTacgaaaatttaaaaaataattcaaaccttttttttgttactattattacagAAGCCCTAATGTAAAGGGCCATATATTCACATATattatttactctgttttcctgtgataacgAATAATTTCTGTCCGTTTTCTCGTgatcttgacttatttttacctccgccaaggagatTATGTGATCGGCGGGGTTTGTTTGTCaatgtttgttagtttgttaacaacaaaactcaaaaaccaCTCATTTACAGAGTTCTgggaaaatgctgaaaatgaaaCGTTAGCTCATAAAGGATGCCAGATACACACTGCTCTCTTCCTCTTTGATatctaaaacaaaattaacataGATATCAGCAGCAATCAGTGAATAAAATTTCCTGACCTCACAAAAAAGGAAAGGGTCAAAAAAACTTGCAAATAAAATAACACTTCCTAATAGACTTCCTACTGTATCAAcaataaaacctttatttttgaattGTTTACTTTTGTTTCAAAATGCCTACATAGTGTGCTGGATTAGCCTTGATGGTGTTTTGTACTACGAGGTAGGCAATCTGTGCAATTATGAACACTTTTCCACAAACATATAACACAACTGGGCTTTGTCAAGTATGTTTTGACAGATAGCTTGTTTGTGGTTGTACAGCTTTGTAACACTCCCGACCAGTAGGTGGCGGTGTTGCTGTCTCTACAGCCGTCttaacattaatttaaaaagaggaaaacacaaGCACAGGAAATCAGTGAGGTCCATATTGCCCGGTAGAATTGTGTTCACGTTAATAGATTTGAAATAAGCCACATTTTTACTCAAAGATGTCGAAAAGACATCGTCTGGATTTGGGTGATGACTATTCATCAAGCAAGAAGAGGTCTGAAGGGTAAGTGCAGCTCCAAACTTAATGTGACCGCTATAACCAGCTAAGAACAAGCTAACTGTTAGCCGATGTCAGTTATTTTGGCTAACAGCCACCATGGATGTACAATAAGAACCGAGAAAATGTAGACTAGGAGGCTCATGTTGGTGTTGAAGTCTCAGCAGCATTACCTTGGTCGTAGCCAAATGCTGGACCGTTAGAGGAGTCTGTCGGAGTTTACACAGTCTAAATAACCTCACATAAGGACGGCGATGACATTAGCTAACAAACGGAGCATCTACGTTAGCAACGTTACCCTCACCGTCCAGGCACGTGCATGTGTGAAGCTAACGTTACTTAGCGTGCTGTAAGCTAGCCCGGTTTGTTTTACAGGAGGGATAAACTTACACAGAAGATATCTAATTAGTGTCTTAAAATACTAGTCAGCCACGAAGACGTGGTCATTAATGTCTCCAAATAAACCGTTATATTTCGGCAGCGGCAAGGAGCGCGCTAACAGCAACTTTACGAGCTCATAACAAccagaaaataaagctttatttatgtttacCCAAGCCACTTCACTATCCCGCCACTTCAGTTACCGTAGTTTGGTGTTTCGCCGAACACTGCTCATCTGTATTATTCtatttaaacttaatttaatcAGGAATATTCCCATTTAGATACCTAAAATCGCTTACACGACTGACCAAGACAACAACGCTAAAATGTGTACAAATAACAAACAGACCATAACAAACAAGAAATACATCAGACAATTAAGTAGTCACGCCTCAGTCCTGGTGAAGACTTAATCCAAACTAAGACAACAGTTGGGTTTAAGATAACCTCCTCAGACTAAGACATGAAGCAAAAAGTATAAAAGCTCTTCTATCAAAGACAGGGCGGGTTAGGGTTATTTGAGGAATTTCACACATGATCCGTCCATAAAACAGAAAGTACAGCTACTGACATTTTTGGGagcaaaaaaatgatcattagtATGAGGGCAGATCATGTGTTAAAGCTCTTTAAAGATAGTGATCCATCCTTCTTTaaataatgctgcaaaataCTCCAGTCATTTTATTAATCTCGAATATGtgacatttattaaaaatttttatatttaaacttTCTGGAGGAAATACAAGACTTTGGGATGGCAGAATGGGTTTGTGAAgggcacaaaaacattttgaaatagtTTTGGCATATAATATGTAAACAAATCATTAATTTAGAGAGAACGAAGGAGGGAGAAGTCTGTTATTTTGACAAGTCAGTGAATGcttttaagatttattatttGACTGAAAGACtgcaaaatgtcaacatttatttctgcatttaaGGGATTTGTGATATTATCTGCATGATATTGGTATAGAAGACATTAGCTGACAAGTTAAAAATCTCAACCTGTAAAGGCAAATATGAGTAATTCAATATATTTATAGCCAATGAATTATCTGTACATATTGGCAGTATATAATCTTGTATCCACCtaaaatattggttaaaaaaaaaaagaaccatcACACTAGGTAGGTGCCTAGGGTGCTGAACTTAACGAGGCCCACTATGAACCTAACAattaccagactgtctactaccagtctctctctgactcagcctctctttgcacaggagacacttggtgttctttacaatactgcttaaaatgtgTGTGGATATATTGGCATTGGCTAAAATTAGTTTGTAGATATACATATCAGATAATGGCAAAAGTCCAATACTGTGCACCCTTACTGCCTGTAAAATCCAGGCTCAGTAGAGGGCAAAAGGGCAGGTCAATGCCCTACCTCAGTCGAACATGACATATCACAATTGCAATGTTTCTAAATTTTGACAGTGTTTACATCTACAAGCAAATCCTAATTATGACTGCTAAACTTTGTTCTGATCTTAATTTGTTATGAGTGACATCTAAACTCACAAGAAGCCACAGGTCATCTAACAAGGAAGTTTTTAACCTGTATGTATTGGATCATTTTGCATGACCAACTCTAACAATAAGCttgggttgtttttgttgtgaagTTAACATGGAAACTTTCCCATCGCTGCTGTTTTCTTATATAGGGCTGCATAAATACCACATGTCTCCAGACCAAATACAAGTATTCACATTTGGCTACTCAAAGATACAGAGTACAAATATGAGTAGGCTACTTAATGATACTGTAAATGCTCTATGTTCATCAGATGTTCTTCATCTCTCATCTTGACAATTTATCGATGCATACTTTGTAGACTGCTCTACTTTTTTATCCTTATTTATGTTGAATTTTcaacaaactgcagacatggttCCAGCTTTGACTACATGCATAATGAGAGGCTAAAGTCATGATTTAAATTGATACTGAGCACAGTACCTGCAATGTGAGCGTGAATAAGAGTACTTAGGCTTGTTACCGGCACGGTACTTGTATCGTTATGATACCTGATACTGGTATCGGTATTAGTGCATCCCTAATCTCAGATGATATGAACAGGGCAACATCAGACTAGAcattttgggattttgtcagttttatgtcCCAAGAATACTACCCCTACCTCTCACTGTTTgacaggagagacagagacCGTGACAGAGACCGAGAGGACCGCTCCAGGGACAGGGACCGAGATAGAGACCGGGACCGGGATCGAGACCGTGACAGAGATTCAAAGCCCTCTGTTGCAGCATCTAACAGCACGGCAGCTGTGCCAGCCATGCCTCCCTTAAAGCAGATGGCCCTGCATCAGCAGATAAACCCATTCACCAATTTGCCGCATACGCCTCGTTACTACGAGATCTTGAAGAAGAGGTTACAGCTCCCAGTGTGGGAGTACAAGGAAAGCTTCAGCGATATCATCACACGCCATCAGAGCTTTGTCCTTGTTGGAGAGACAGGCTCTGGAAAAACAACTCAGGTCTAAAATGCATCAAATCATCTCTGTAAAACCATAAACTCGTGCAACCCCTTTGAGGCAGTTCTGTGTCTTAAGACAATAAGTCATCAGAGTTAATTGCAACCTTTGCTTTCATCTCCAGATCCCACAATGGTGTGTGGACATGGTGAGAGGCTTGCCTGGCCCTAAGCGAGCGGTAGCCTGTACTCAGCCCAGGAGAGTGGCAGCTATGAGCGTGGCTCAAAGAGTGGCAGACGAGATGGACGTCATGCTTGGACAGGAAGTTGGTTATTCCATCCGATTTGAGGACTGCAGCTCTGCCAAGACTATACTAAAGTGAGTGATTGAGGTCTGCTAATGCACAAGAAAggctttttataggcactgatTAATCTGTCTGATTGGTTCACCTCATCTGTCCAGTCAAATAAAACCTGTGTGGACTGTCTTTAGGTACATGACTGATGGTATGTTGCTAAGAGAGGCCATGAATGATCCACTGCTGGAGCGATATGGAGTGATTATTCTTGATGAGGCCCATGAGAGAACTCTGGCCACAGATATCCTGATGGGGGTCCTCAAGGAGGTGGTGCGTCAAAGGCCAGATCTGAAGGTAtttgaaaaaagttaaagtaaaaatatactGACTTCCTTTACATTTTAGGTTTGCTTctagaagacaaaaaaatcatgatattaaaaaaaaaaacaacttataagtttgggaaaaaaaaagattttggctTTCAAGTAGAGGTGTAACGATTCAGCAAATGCCTGTATATAACCGCTGTATGAGATCtttcacagataaaaacacCCCACTCATTATGGCTGAGGTAGCACGAGTGCTGTCTGCAGCAGTCCGCAGATACACAGAGAGGGAAAGTCCACTGCTGCATGTTTCCTTGGATACAATATTTTACATTGCCATCTCAGgttagatttataatgaaaatataagctgtcCAAACTTAATGTGGTTCAAGCAGTACAGCTGTTCTCTGTATACCCCCCATCCCCTCGCTCTTGTTATGAAGCTGCACAGGAAcgtcttttataataaaactttgCCCTAGTATTCTGTCTctttccatttattaaaatcaaggtaGCAATAAATAGAAAATGATAAAGAATCATTATATAACATCGTAtgccacatattttaccttatttaaatctcataaggtgaataaactaaaaaaaatgaactatctgccacattaataggcccctgtgtaaagtatgaagggctgatatagagcagaaatatctgttgaagtccatgtgtgtaaataagtgtaagaaaaaaatctaaaatgggaacataggccaaacattttgatcattaaTATAAAGGGTTTCAGAAAAAGTCcatattggtgctttagagtgatCTGGGTATGTGAGGgaataaaatgtttggtactgaaaatctttgctgttttaaatcaacatgttttaacacaaatgtgcatAGTTGTGTTCCTGATTTAAAGATAATCGGTAATcaggtctttgttgtttttgttaaagagatgtttttattaaatacagagacctgtcaataatttaattgcagaaactgtttttttcctgtaactgtgaaatttttgcataaaatcaccTGACATCAATTGTAGGCCCCGATATCGAATCAAAATCGTATTGTGGCAGATATGTGATATCGGAAAATATCGTTTTGTTGTCCAAAGTATCGACATCGTGTCGTATCGGGAcaaaactggtgatttacacccctacttTCAAGACCTTGTTTTGGTGCTAGCATTTCCATAACATTTCTAAGTCATAAGTTCTCTGTCTCTGACAAACAGCAAATTTACACTTAAACTTTTAGACCTTGTAATAAAAAAGATGTTTCCAATGGATTGTTGAGGATGACCAAGAATCTTCAGCCAagtattttcttctttgtgcGTAGGTGATTGTTATGAGTGCCACGCTAGATGCTGGAAAGTTCCAGGTATACTTCGACAACTGTCCCCTCCTGACTATTCCTGGGCGCACACACCCTGTAGAGATCTTCTACACCCCAGAACCAGAGCGAGACTACCTAGAAGCAGCGATCCGCACCGTCATCCAGATTCATATGTGTGAGGAAGATGAAGGAGACTGCcttctgtttctcactggacAAGAGGTAAGAATTGTAATTCAAAGTATGTTTTTACTTTGGGCACATTTTCTCCTCCCTCTgcacagagtaaaataaaatttgtccTTTAGGAAATTGATGAGGCCTGCAAAAGGATCAAGCGTGAAGTAGATGACCTTGGACCTGAAGTTGGAGACATCAAAATCATTCCACTGTATTCCACATTACCGcctcagcagcagcaaaggATCTTTGAGCCGCCTCCTCCAAGGAAGCCCAATGGTGCTATAGGACGAAAGGTAGAGTTAAAATAGGAGATGAGATTGATATTGAATGATGCATCTTTCTTTGTAGACGGCTAAATGGTCTCTGTTTTCATGCACTTACCCCgaatttaatcattttcttcAGGTTGTTGTTTCAACAAACATTGCTGAGACGTCTCTGACAATTGATGGCGTGGTGTTTGTCATTGATCCTGGATTTGCAAAGCAAAAGGTAGGCAGAGTGGTCCTCATTTCACTTGTTTAgaatccaaggggttgaattcaagtttttgtgatcatttttaaagttatttgtGCAAATCCAGAAACTGCTCCAGTTATGTAAACTTTAGGTAAGTTATTCTCTCCtaacatgttttctgttttgtgtcTAGGTTTACAATCCTCGTATTAGAGTGGAGTCTCTGCTTGTCACAGCCATCAGTAAAGCTTCTGCCCAGCAGAGGGCAGGACGTGCCGGCAGAACACGGCCAGGAAAATGTTTCCGCCTTTACACAGAGAAGGCCTACAAAACAGAGATGCAGGCAAGTGACAGCAGACTTCTGTCTTCTTCACTTTTAAATTTGAACAGACTTAGTCAAAGCCATAGTTGTTGAAGCCTGTTCTTAAGCTAAATACAGATACTGTTTGCATATTCATTAttcttttttgttaattaaCACAATTAACACCCCTGCTGCAGGACAACACATACCCTGAGATTCTTCGATCCAACTTGGGATCCGTTGTTCTGCAGCTGAAGAAGCTGGGTATTGATGACCTTGTGCACTTTGACTTCATGGATCCACCAGGTGAGATTGTCTACtacagtttaattaaaaaattgtAATTAAGTTTAGACATTACTTAATGGCATACTCGTCCCCCTCCCACCCCCTCACAGCTCCTGAGACACTGATGAGGGCCCTGGAGCTGCTGAACTACCTGGCTGCTCTGAATGATGACGGAGACCTGACGGAGCTGGGCTCCATGATGGCCGAGTTTCCTCTGGACCCCCAGCTGGCTAAGATGGTCATTGCCAGCTGCGAGTTTAACTGCTCAAACGAGATCCTTTCCATTACTGCCATGTTGTCAGGTAATGCCCAGGACTGGGCTGACATCTTCCTTGCCCTCTGTAGGCCGAGTCTGTTACAATTTAAACACACCACTACTGAGTGGTAGTGTTGGAAAAGTGCCCCACCTAGAGTTTAAGATCTGCACAGCACTTTGGATCAAATAATATCAAACAAGCTTAGTTTAATGATGCATGATGGAGCTCTTTGCCTCTGCTAATGTAAGCTTTATTAAGTAGACCAGTGAGTTATCAAACCCAGCCTTTGGTTTTCcagacaaacaaaaagagaagacaAACTGTGTAGAATACTGAATGTTAATGAACAGACACTTCAAATCGAAgatcattttttcaaaattattttatttcgtCATAAGGAATTATGGTATGGGGTGAAAGGGTGACCGGTTCTAACAATAACTCTGATATAATCCGCCCAAATGTGGATCTCGTAAAACTGATTATGATAATAGCGCTACAGTATC
Coding sequences within:
- the LOC121508308 gene encoding pre-mRNA-splicing factor ATP-dependent RNA helicase DHX15: MSKRHRLDLGDDYSSSKKRSEGRDRDRDRDREDRSRDRDRDRDRDRDRDRDRDSKPSVAASNSTAAVPAMPPLKQMALHQQINPFTNLPHTPRYYEILKKRLQLPVWEYKESFSDIITRHQSFVLVGETGSGKTTQIPQWCVDMVRGLPGPKRAVACTQPRRVAAMSVAQRVADEMDVMLGQEVGYSIRFEDCSSAKTILKYMTDGMLLREAMNDPLLERYGVIILDEAHERTLATDILMGVLKEVVRQRPDLKVIVMSATLDAGKFQVYFDNCPLLTIPGRTHPVEIFYTPEPERDYLEAAIRTVIQIHMCEEDEGDCLLFLTGQEEIDEACKRIKREVDDLGPEVGDIKIIPLYSTLPPQQQQRIFEPPPPRKPNGAIGRKVVVSTNIAETSLTIDGVVFVIDPGFAKQKVYNPRIRVESLLVTAISKASAQQRAGRAGRTRPGKCFRLYTEKAYKTEMQDNTYPEILRSNLGSVVLQLKKLGIDDLVHFDFMDPPAPETLMRALELLNYLAALNDDGDLTELGSMMAEFPLDPQLAKMVIASCEFNCSNEILSITAMLSVPQCFVRPTEAKKAADESKMRFAHIDGDHLTLLNVYHAFKQNHESNQWCYDNFVNYRSLMSADNVRQQLSRIMDRFNLPRRSTEFTSRDYYINIRRALCTGFFMQVAHLERTGHYLTVKDNQVVQLHPSTVLDHKPEWVLYNEFVLTTKNYIRTCTDIKPEWLVKIAPQYYEMSNFPQCEAKRQLERIIAKLESKEYSQY